TCTGGTCCCACTACAGGCAAGTTTACGATACGCGCCCATGAGGTAACGGCAACCTACTGCTTTGCCAGGGCGGAACTGCGGGTTCAATTCCCGCTGGGCGCTTTGTCGTGGGATAGGCCACCCGCTTGTCAGCGAGCAAGCAATTTGTGACAGGCAGGAGGCCTATCCCACATAACATCAGGATGTAGGAAAGTGGACTACTCCGCGTGCCTCGGGCGCACGAGATCGCTGGTTCGAATCCAGCCATCCTGACTTCATTGCGGTGGTTTCCGTGTTGGTACGGAGCGGCGGCTGTTAACCGCCTCGACGCAGGTTCGATTCCTGCCGCCGCAGCTTCGGGGCGAGCGATTCCCCGCTTCTTCTGCAACGGACCACAGTTCGTTGCGAAAGTGAACCACTCACCCGCTACTTCAAATCAACCGTTACCTGGCGGATTTTGCCGGTGAACTTGTTGTTGCCTGCTTGATAGTCGTCGCTCACTGGCGTTTCGCCATCCTGGCCAACATCGGCACCTTCGTCCGCCGAGAAGATAAAGCCTTGCGTGCGCTCGATGCGCCCTTCGCCGACCTTCTCGCCGTTCACCAGCAGCACTCCCTGGCCACCCTTGCCGAAGCCGCCGCCATCGTAAGTAAACTCGAAACGGATGGTCGCTTTGCCCGGCAAAAGTGGCTTCGTGGCGGCCACTTTATCCGTACGCAGACCAAGGAAGTTGTAAGCGTAAGTTGGCTTGCCATCTTTCACATACAAGCTCCAGCCACCAAAGCGCCCCGCCTGAGCGACAATGACACCGCTTGCACCGGTCGTGGGAATCTCGACATCGGCTGTGATGCTGTGCGATTGGTTCTTGGTGTTGATGAATACGTTCTCCGACATGCCGGTCATGCCTTCATAGACGGTCAGCGACTTGCGACCAGCCATGAGGTCCGGACGACCCACGAGCGTTGCGTTCAGCCGTTCGAGCATCCGATCGTCCAGCGGCAGAACGGTGTACTTGAGCGCCTCTTTGAGGAACAACTCTTGAAGCTCTTTAAGCTTGGCAGGATTCTGGGCAGCCAGGTCATTGGCCGAACTAAAGTCTTCGTCGACGTGATATAGCTCCCAGGTATCCTCGAGGAATGGATGTCGGACCTTCGCTTCCCAAGGAGCCTTATGAACCGTGTGGGCCAGCCAACCATCGTGATAAATGCCACGATTGCCGAAGATTTCGAAATACTGCGTCTTGCGTCGATCCTGGGCAGTTGCATCGGCGAAGGTGTAGAGCAGACTAACCCCTTCGATGGGCGTTTGCGGCGTCGTGTTAACGACCTTAGGCTCTGGCAACTGTGCTGCCTCGAGAATGGTCGGCGCAATGTCGATGACGTGGTGCCACTGCGAACGGAGCTCACCTTTCGCGGCAATGCCTTGCGGCCAGTGGACGACCATGCCATTGCGCGTGCCGCCGTAACTGCCGGCGACTTGCTTGGTCCAGGTAAACGGTGTATCGCCCGCGACTGCCCATCCGGCGGCATAGTGTGGATAGGAATTCGGGCCACCTAATTCGTCGTAATGTTTTAAAATCTCGGCCACGCTTTCAGGCACACCATTGAAATAAGTTGCCTCGTTGAACAGGCCGTTCATCGTTCCTTCGGCACTCGCGCCATTATCGCCCACGATGTAGAAGACCAGCGTGTTATCGAGTTGGCCCAAGTCTTCGATCGCTTGAATCAATCGGCCAGCTTCGTAATCGGCGTACTCGCCAAAGCCTGCGAAAATTTCCATCTGCCGCGCAAAAAGCTTCTTTTCGTCGGCACTCAGCTGGTCCCAGTCCTTGATGGCCTCGGGCTTGCGAGCCAGTTTGGTACCAGCTGGCACCACGCCGAGCTTGATTTGCCGTGCCAGCGTTTCTTCGCGGAGCTTATCCCAGCCTTGATCGAACTGGCCTTTGTATTTGGCAATCCACTCCTTCGGCACATGGTGCGGCGCGTGCGTGGCTCCCGGCGCAAAGTAAGTGAAGAAGGGCTTGTGGGGTGTGAGCGATTTTTGCGAATTCGTCCACCGAATTGCCTGATTCGCCAGGTCGGTCATCAGGTGATAGCCGGGCGCATTCGGGGTCTCGATTTTGTTGAGCCCTTC
Above is a window of Anatilimnocola aggregata DNA encoding:
- a CDS encoding arylsulfatase, translating into MNPRSLIYSACVCVAGLALYFANDSQLTNQGQAQEKQTPGEAGPYVLDRTQLPIPEPKLAPITTLDARNAKAPPQFQVTAPKGAPNVLIVLIDDMGFGQSSAFGGPVHMPTLERLAKNGLKYNKFHTTALCSPTRAALLSGRNHHVCNMGSITETATAFPGQTGKRPDSVAPLAEMLRLNGYSTAAFGKSHETAAWEVSPSGPTDRWPTRSGFDHFYGFIGGEANQWAPGLYEGLNKIETPNAPGYHLMTDLANQAIRWTNSQKSLTPHKPFFTYFAPGATHAPHHVPKEWIAKYKGQFDQGWDKLREETLARQIKLGVVPAGTKLARKPEAIKDWDQLSADEKKLFARQMEIFAGFGEYADYEAGRLIQAIEDLGQLDNTLVFYIVGDNGASAEGTMNGLFNEATYFNGVPESVAEILKHYDELGGPNSYPHYAAGWAVAGDTPFTWTKQVAGSYGGTRNGMVVHWPQGIAAKGELRSQWHHVIDIAPTILEAAQLPEPKVVNTTPQTPIEGVSLLYTFADATAQDRRKTQYFEIFGNRGIYHDGWLAHTVHKAPWEAKVRHPFLEDTWELYHVDEDFSSANDLAAQNPAKLKELQELFLKEALKYTVLPLDDRMLERLNATLVGRPDLMAGRKSLTVYEGMTGMSENVFINTKNQSHSITADVEIPTTGASGVIVAQAGRFGGWSLYVKDGKPTYAYNFLGLRTDKVAATKPLLPGKATIRFEFTYDGGGFGKGGQGVLLVNGEKVGEGRIERTQGFIFSADEGADVGQDGETPVSDDYQAGNNKFTGKIRQVTVDLK